A genomic segment from Oncorhynchus keta strain PuntledgeMale-10-30-2019 chromosome 9, Oket_V2, whole genome shotgun sequence encodes:
- the LOC118387928 gene encoding uncharacterized protein KIAA2026 isoform X2: MKVQTETCNPAKVPQNDMSDKRDSHHSHFFPLNQDCRSELCSGSQQQKVHLVSSSDSKWHSTQCSRLVTEGLSNGTSLENVNVLSHGSSTNDFALRHGVPEISNDLSLPEVYIPTTVRVEEDLSYELQQAYRIFHGFLLEKHKGITTPFLHPIGFKDHTDRAEGQLKQSMCFRRMEEKFVSREYETITEFVADFRLMLENCYRHHGVDHWISKQAQKLEIMLEQKLTLLSRMLREKTTLAVTSKGRFGTEDERGPVGTSTRRRSVPRSLATITVGGNESIMIQALRLEEQQKAKEEKRQRELEKKEAEENSAKEVEEWERSLLSQVAQNPVKTLWELPAIGHFLCLAQAALNLPEIVFFELERCLLMPRCSVFLSKIMSSLLCQPQRRGMLHRRPALTYRRWESELRQRVQGWYYAMGTAEDQGWMAEQLGLSHQFFRTTGEVSPLEENPFHLLPFIQRVWLLKGLCDNVYETQKDVQDAVLGQPIHECRESILGYDGNENAYIHFPHFCGADLRIYCQSASMPPDFPFPAVWVKRVEPEEGISEDSDEQKDSERLVSMETEDYEEKPGSDRMSGGRIKGQNGGTSRGGQFHTWGKEEDEDSSVSVEDGDEEDYKLQQNRHTGSSTPSSHIKDFVGRGCVKKKPQEVEYRPDRLQVKQEEGSDSSSSGSSSESCETRLSAGEHSYTGKFPALPGEITGRPSVAVPMRQTDVKVDGDKVTEGLRPCPKCVSRMGAKSEDNHRCRCAKNKASTTSASGAGHTRKVNLTEDNMDRIRAKKKKRKKKREVRAAGGQRRPDRTRLCKAKAAKSTLQRVATNIKKKDKRKKRKIAGKKLSSKKKPQLSVEHGFRLVCTSLEELRELISRTEDELDELESTKKRSERWYFRREAVKDLHITLIRLLNELSPWEPKLVKAFHRNRLRLKKDYDDFKKHPDCDNFVREEWVAEDVDRSTGDDTRLTEEEELQQQDQTVQRILWTGEDSEALRGSFTVVTRQEMLTLDEHRPSTRGLKRLHSGIDEDPSPIKRGRLGSNEMTTSPEGSEMENRPRETNPAAQLAGETSPVVVTPMVGFQRAYKPVQLHTLLAKSVGNKVTLIHHQPGTGVICHVGQAQSKDCASSMQATKLQPSLPQSSRYLPRATTPTSKHSQMVHTTPIPKSPIQVVYKIPEGMGLVRKDGSPVKIEVQPILDQKTGNKIMQRVVILPSNMLIQKSEDKSLPQQLRTLQVPAFKDSTPQSQSSGFTMPQRHANRILTPSTTISPRLQTSQTPGYKVVQLPGCKASSTTQNVIPNRSNPVSAASTDSCKPPDRKQELKTVCIRDSQSILVTTRGGNTGVVKVQSSDQSRPGSIPARPVITISPQFKAFLVSKTFPPAATTVPVVTSSPVAQSRSGPSLLRSSTVTSSTTTRQSPITAVIPMATSQTASSDVNVAVNQGCTVSSRLAVNAQLLKSIVTVPGKPAGATQTSLVQCVNKPVLKRVGPDEKCRSPPFTKFILVSPSSNITSVAATKVTSTTAPSALPGQSFMFISQSPSTGNPKPASSVSGPTTQSPTMSIPTDAMKIGLNLGQAIGSANFRALNKVQSINLLPGSQIRLPQQANLCRPVSALAQSTLKKTFVSASKSGLLATPSSHIVTSTAHFPSSTLLTGSQLQGIPSSSVIPNRIKVAGQPGSSIIRGLISSNTPVSVTTPLSPVKTSLTSPAQVSQSQNSVGVAAPAQMLSTPQSPTAPISTQQSSPVQPAGNTNPVSSTITTLQQKIVINTTATLAGGTQILLNNTRFVVPPQGLGPGQHVLIISSPAVPVAAPSPRGAIPATGVPQGTMLPGLALPAQSPRMARPPGTHQPQQAALRSLTLAAPSTVKVGPTIPVSFTVPRQMVAVRASLSPTSTTTNSSPQVSHWLPAPATIHTHVVAAPHLTQPEGMGSFSLSSLPGSPSAAQMAGVAQSPSKQLPLHTALGVNTPLKAQQLMSFMQPMGVVSRSRTQVLPAVAVPPIGSTVSRMQTLPVATIPSIGSAFSSKQASPVATVPPSNCTIIMTPAQPIRTVMSAETIRTPTVLSNPQQQQILGLGKPPLQPLQAPASAVQKTSPTTKLLVSPDGAVLNLARGPTTITGLPEMANKSLAALVVTPNSTGRVPLPSANPANPLMPAQAE, from the exons ATGAAAGTGCAAACTGAAACCTGCAACCCAGCCAAGGTCCCACAAAACGACATGTCAGACAAAAGGGACAGCCACCACAGTCATTTTTTCCCTCTCAACCAAGACTGTCGGAGTGAACTGTGTTCAGGATCTCAGCAGCAGAAAGTTCACCTTGTATCATCATCAGACTCAAAGTGGCACAGCACTCAATGCAGCAGGCTAGTCACTGAAGGACTCAGCAACGGAACCTCCCTGGAGAATGTAAATGTTCTTTCCCACGGTAGTTCTACCAATGATTTTGCACTAAGACATGGGGTGCCTGAAATCTCAAATGACCTGTCATTACCTGAGGTCTACATACCTACCACAGTTAGAGTTGAAGAAGACCTTAGCTATGAGTTACAGCAAGCCTATAGGATATTTCACGGGTTTCTCCTGGAAAAGCACAAAGGCATTACGACTCCATTCTTGCACCCCATCGGCTTCAAGGACCACACTGACAGGGCCGAGGGTCAACTTAAGCAGTCCATGTGTTTCAGAAGGATGGAGGAGAAGTTTGTTAGCCGGGAGTATGAAACCATCACAGAGTTTGTGGCAGACTTCAGGCTGATGTTAGAGAACTGCTACAGGCACCATGGGGTCGACCACTGGATTTCTAAACAGGCGCAGAAATTGGAAATTATGCTTGAGCAGAAGTTGACACTGCTGTCAAG GATGCTGCGAGAGAAGACCACTCTGGCGGTGACCTCCAAGGGTCGTTTCGGGACAGAGGATGAGAGGGGGCCTGTGGGCACCTCAACCAGACGGAGGTCCGTGCCTCGCAGCCTGGCAACTATAACAGTGGGGGGAAATGAGTCCATCATGATCCAGGCACTCAGGCTGGAGGAGCAGCAGAAAGCcaaggaagagaagag GCAGCGGGAGCTGGAGAAGAAGGAGGCGGAGGAAAACTCAGccaaggaagtagaggagtgggaGCGCAGTCTTCTCTCCCAGGTGGCCCAGAATCCCGTGAAAACCTTGTGGGAACTCCCTGCCATCGGCCACTTCCTCTGCCTGGCCCAGGCAGCTCTCAACCTCCCAGAGATAGTGTTCTTTGAGCTGGAGCGGTGTCTTCTCATGCCTCGCTGCAGCGTCTTCCTCTCCAAGATCATGAGTTCACTTCTCTGCCAGCCCCAGAGGAGAGGGATGCTCCACCGCCGCCCAGCCCTCACATACCGCCGCTGGGAGTCCGAGCTGCGTCAGAGGGTGCAGGGCTGGTACTATGCTATGGGTACAGCGGAGGATCAGGGCTGGATGGCTGAGCAGCTCGGCCTCTCCCATCAGTTCTTCAGGACGACTGGGGAGGTTAGTCCCCTGGAGGAGAACCCCTTCCACCTCTTACCCTTCATTCAACGTGTGTGGCTGCTCAAAGGCCTGTGTGACAATGTGTATGAGACCCAGAAGGATGTGCAGGACGCTGTGCTGGGCCAGCCCATCCACGAGTGCCGCGAGTCCATCCTGGGCTATGATGGGAATGAGAACGCCTATATCCACTTCCCGCATTTCTGCGGGGCGGACCTGCGTATCTACTGCCAGAGTGCCAGCATGCCCCCGGACTTCCCCTTTCCAGCTGTCTGGGTCAAGCGGGTGGAGCCTGAAGAGGGAATATCAGAGGACTCGGACGAGCAGAAGGACTCTGAGCGTCTGGTTTCCATGGAGACGGAGGACTATGAGGAGAAACCTGGTTCTGACAGAATGAGTGGGGGTAGGATTAAAGGGCAGAATGGGGGCACAAGCAGGGGTGGGCAGTTTCACAcgtggggaaaggaggaggatgaggactcTTCTGTTTCTGTAGAGGATGGTGATGAGGAGGACTATAAGcttcaacagaacagacacactgGCTCTTCTACTCCCTCCTCACATATCAAGGACTTTGTGGGCAGAGGGTGTGTGAAGAAAAAGCCACAGGAAGTGGAATATAGGCCTGATAGACTCCAGGTGAAACAGGAAGAGGGGTCGGACTCATCCTCCTCTGGGTCATCCTCAGAGTCATGTGAGACGCGTCTCAGTGCGGGGGAACACAGCTATACGGGCAAGTTCCCTGCTCTCCCTGGTGAGATAACAGGTAGGCCTAGTGTGGCTGTACCAATGAGACAGACTGATGTTAAAGTCGACGGGGACAAAGTCACTGAGGGGCTGAGGCCATGTCCAAAATGTGTCTCCAGAATGGGGGCAAAGTCAGAGGACAATCATCGCTGCCGTTGTGCCAAGAACAAGGCATCAACAACCTCAGCTTCTGGGGCTGGCCACACCCGCAAGGTGAACTTGACAGAGGATAACATGGACAGGATTCGGGCCAAGAAAAAGAAAAGGAAAAAAAAGAGGGAGGTACGTGCAGCAGGTGGACAGCGCAGACCAGACAGGACCCGACTCTGCAAGGCCAAGGCAGCTAAATCCACCCTCCAGAGAGTTGCTACCAACATCAAGAAAAAGGACAAGAGAAAAAAACGCAAAATAG CGGGAAAAAAGCTGTCTTCAAAGAAGAAACCTCAACTCTCAGTTGAACACGGATTTAGG TTGGTGTGCACCAGTCTAGAGGAGCTGAGGGAACTCATCAGCAGGACAGAGGATGAGCTGGATGAGCTGGAGAGCACCAAAAAGAGATCT GAAAGGTGGTATTTCAGGAGAGAAGCTGTGAAAGACCTGCACATCACTCTCATTAGGCTGCTCAACGAGCTCTCCCCATGGGAACCCAAACTGGTCAAGGCTTTCCATAGGAACAG GCTACGTTTAAAAAAGGATTATGATGACTTCAAAAAGCACCCCGACTGTGACAACTTTGTCAGAGAGGAGTGGGTGGCAGAGGATGTGGACAGAAGCACAGGTGACGACACTAGACTGACTGAAGAGGAGGAACTGCAACAGCAGGACCAGACAGTTCAGAGAATTCTGTGGACAGGAG AGGACTCAGAGGCATTGAGAGGCAGCTTCACCGTGGTAACCAGACAAGAGATGTTGACCTTGGATGAGCATAGACCGTCCACTCGGGGCTTGAAGCGCCTGCACAGCGGTATAGACGAGGACCCAAGTCCCATTAAGAGAGGCAGGCTTGGCAGTAACGAGATGACAACTTCTCCTGAAGGATCAGAAATGGAAAACCGACCCAGGGAAACAAATCCAGCAGCACAGCTGGCTGGAGAGACAAGCCCAGTTGTTGTAACACCTATGGTTGGTTTCCAAAGGGCCTACAAGCCTGTTCAACTACATACCCTGCTGGCTAAGAGTGTAGGGAATaaagtgaccttaattcatcatcAGCCTGGTACAGGTGTTATCTGCCATGTTGGTCAGGCACAAAGCAAGGACTGTGCTTCTTCCATGCAAGCTACCAAACTTCAACCTTCTTTACCACAAAGCTCTCGATACCTACCACGAGCAACAACACCAACATCTAAACACTCACAGATGGTCCATACCACGCCCATACCAAAGAGCCCCATACAGGTTGTATACAAGATACCTGAGGGCATGGGTCTGGTCAGGAAAGATGGGAGCCCTGTGAAAATCGAAGTACAGCCAATCCTGGACCAGAAAACAGGGAATAAGATAATGCAACGAGTGGTCATCCTGCCATCGAACATGCTCATTCAAAAGTCGGAGGATAAAAGTCTGCCGCAGCAACTAAGGACTCTCCAGGTCCCAGCCTTCAAAGATTCCACTCCACAGTCACAAAGCTCTGGGTTCACCATGCCTCAACGTCATGCCAACCGGATCCTAACACCCTCAACTACCATCTCTCCTAGGTTGCAGACATCTCAAACTCCAGGTTACAAGGTTGTCCAACTCCCTGGTTGCAAAGCAAGTAGCACTACCCAAAATGTTATACCAAATAGATCCAACCCCGTCAGTGCGGCATCTACTGATTCATGCAAACCTCCGGACCGTAAGCAAGAGCTGAAGACTGTGTGCATCAGGGACTCGCAGTCCATTCTAGTCACCACTAGGGGGGGCAACACTGGCGTTGTCAAGGTGCAgtcatctgaccagagtagaCCTGGTTCGATACCTGCCAGGCCTGTCATCACCATCTCTCCACAGTTCAAAGCCTTCCTCGTGTCCAAGACGTTTCCACCTGCTGCCACTACAGTCCCTGTGGTCACCAGCTCACCTGTAGCCCAGTCGCGATCAGGACCTTCACTGTTACGGTCTTCAACTGTCACAAGTTCAACAACTACACGCCAGTCTCCGATCACTGCTGTCATTCCAATGGCCACAAGTCAGACCGCGAGTTCTGATGTTAACGTTGCTGTAAACCAGGGCTGCACTGTTTCATCTAGACTAGCTGTTAACGCACAGCTACTTAAAAGCATTGTCACTGTACCTGGTAAACCAGCAGGTGCCACCCAGACGTCTCTGGTCCAGTGTGTCAACAAACCTGTTCTGAAAAGGGTAGGTCCAGATGAAAAGTGTAGGTCCCCCCCATTCACAAAGTTCATCCTGGTCTCTCCCTCCTCAAACATCACGTCTGTGGCTGCAACCAAAGTCACTTCCACCACGGCTCCCTCTGCTCTTCCAGGTCAAAGTTTCATGTTTATCAGCCAATCACCATCTACAGGTAATCCAAAACCGGCATCATCAGTGTCTGGACCCACCACACAATCCCCGACCATGTCGATACCCACTGATGCAATGAAGATCGGACTCAACCTCGGTCAAGCTATTGGCAGCGCTAACTTCAGAGCTTTGAATAAGGTCCAGAGCATCAATCTGCTTCCAGGTTCTCAGATAAGGCTACCACAGCAGGCAAACCTTTGCAGGCCAGTTAGTGCACTCGCACAAtctactttaaaaaaaacatttgtatcCGCCTCAAAGTCGGGCCTTCTTGCAACCCCATCGTCTCATATTGTCACTAGCACTGCACATTTCCCGTCCTCCACACTGCTGACTGGATCTCAACTACAAGGCATCCCTTCATCCTCTGTGATCCCCAATCGAATCAAGGTAGCTGGGCAGCCAGGGTCTTCTATAATCAGAGGTTTGATCTCCAGCAACACACCAGTGTCAGTCACTACACCGCTAAGCCCTGTCAAAACATCCCTCACATCACCGGCGCAGGTTTCTCAGTCTCAGAACTCTGTCGGTGTCGCCGCACCTGCTCAGATGCTAAGCACTCCACAGTCTCCAACTGCCCCTATATCCACTCAGCAGTCCTCTCCAGTACAGCCAGCTGGTAATACCAATCCTGTCTCCAGCACCATCACCACTTTGCAACAAAAGATTGTCATCAACACCACTGCTACTCTTGCAGGCGGCACGCAGATTCTCCTCAACAACACCCGCTTTGTTGTTCCTCCTCAAGGCCTTGGGCCTGGCCAGCATGTCCTCATAATCTCCAGCCCTGCCGTGCCTGTGGCAGCTCCTAGTCCCAGGGGAGCGATCCCAGCCACCGGTGTACCACAAGGGACAATGTTACCTGGGCTAGCCCTACCTGCACAAAGCCCCAGAATGGCCAGACCACCCGGGACACACCAGCCTCAACAAGCAGCACTTAGATCCCTAACCCTGGCAGCACCATCCACTGTGAAAGTTGGACCCACTATccctgtctctttcactgtcccTCGCCAGATGGTGGCTGTTCGAGCCTCACTATCgcccaccagcaccaccaccaacAGTTCTCCACAAGTTTCACACTGGCTCCCTGCTCCGGCCACCATACACACTCATGTGGTTGCAGCTCCACATTTAACTCAACCTGAAGGGATGGGCAgcttctcactctcttccctgCCAGGAAGTCCCAGCGCAGCTCAAATGGCAGGAGTTGCACAGAGCCCATCAAAACAGCTCCCTTTGCACACAGCACTTGGTGTCAACACACCACTCAAAGCACAGCAGCTTATGTCATTCATGCAACCTATGGGAGTAGTCTCCAGGTCCAGGACACAGGTGCTGCCGGCGGTAGCTGTTCCCCCAATAGGGAGCACTGTCTCCAGGATGCAGACTCTACCCGTGGCAACCATACCATCCATCGGGAGTGCTTTCAGTAGCAAACAGGCGTCTCCTGTGGCAACTGTGCCTCCATCCAACTGCACTATAATCATGACACCAGCACAACCTATCAGGACGGTAATGTCGGCAGAGACTATCCGCACGCCCACTGTTTTATCCAATCCTCAGCAGCAGCAAATACTGGGCCTGGGCAAGCCCCCTTTGCAGCCTTTACAGGCGCCTGCATCAGCAGTGCAAAAAACCAGCCCCACCACCAAGCTGCTAGTGAGTCCTGATGGTGCCGTTTTAAATTTGGCTAGAGGCCCTACCACCATCACAGGCCTGCCAGAGATGGCTAACAAGTCTTTGGCTGCGTTGGTTGTTACTCCTAACTCCACTGGGAGAGTGCCGTTGCCTAGCGCAAATCCTGCCAATCCCTTAATGCCTGCACAGGCTGAGTGA